One region of Nevskiales bacterium genomic DNA includes:
- a CDS encoding heme ABC transporter permease, whose product PIIHYSVEWWYTLHQGPILANPTRPTVHPDMLWPLLLMALAFNLLYFTLVLLRMRSELLDRERGSRWVEDVLQ is encoded by the coding sequence CCCGATCATCCACTACTCGGTCGAGTGGTGGTACACGCTGCACCAGGGGCCGATCCTGGCCAACCCGACCAGGCCCACGGTTCACCCTGACATGCTGTGGCCGTTATTATTGATGGCGCTGGCCTTCAACCTGCTGTACTTCACCTTGGTGCTGCTGCGCATGCGCTCGGAGCTGCTGGATCGCGAGCGGGGCAGCCGCTGGGTGGAGGATGTGCTGCAATGA